One Globicephala melas chromosome 4, mGloMel1.2, whole genome shotgun sequence genomic window carries:
- the WWTR1 gene encoding WW domain-containing transcription regulator protein 1 isoform X3, producing the protein MLLDLSEEHKEHLAFLPQVDSAVVAEFGRIAVEFLRRGSNPKIYEGAARKLSVSSDTVQHGVEGLIHLLTESSKLMISELDFQDSVFVLGFSEELNKLLLQLYLDNRKEIRTILSELAPDLPSYHSLEWRLDVQLASRSLRQQMKPSVTLKLHLNQNGDHNTQVLQTDPATLLHLVQQLEQALEEMKTNHCRRVVRNIK; encoded by the exons ATGCTGCTGGACCTGTCGGAGGAGCACAAGGAGCACCTGGCCTTCCTGCCGCAAGTGGACAGCGCGG TGGTCGCTGAGTTTGGGCGAATTGCGGTGGAGTTCCTGAGGCGTGGCTCTAACCCCAAGATCTACGAAGGCGCTGCGA gAAAACTCAGCGTGAGTAGTGACACTGTCCAACATGGTGTGGAAGGATTAATACACCTCCTCACTGAAAGTTCAAAGCTCATG ATTTCCGAACTGGATTTCCAAGACTCGGTTTTTGTTCTTGGATTCTCTGAGGAACTGAACAAATTGTTGCTTCAGCTTTATCTGGACAACAGAAAAGAGATCAGAACTATCTTGAGTGAACTGGCACCAGACCTTCCCAGTTACCACAGCCTTGAGTGGCGACTAGATGTACAG CTTGCAAGCAGAAGCCTCAGGCAACAGATGAAACCATCAGTGACTCTAAAGCTGCACCTTAATCAGAACGGAGATCACAACACCCAAGTTCTGCAGACAGACCCAGCCACCCTGCTTCATTTGGTTCAGCAATTGGAACAAGCcttggaagaaatgaaaacaaaccacTGTAGGAGAGTTGTGCGCAATATCAAGTAG